The Aspergillus luchuensis IFO 4308 DNA, chromosome 6, nearly complete sequence genome segment TCCATGGCTTATCTCACCTATCTAATTGATCATTACGACAACCTACCATCTACAATCGCTTTTCTTCATTCTCATCGATCGGGTTTCCTGATGGCCTGGCATGTGGATGCGCCCTTACACGATAATGTCATTGCGATGAAATCCTTACGTCTCAATTTCGTTCAAGATAATGGCTACGTCAACCTCCGCTGCAACTGGAACCCAGGGTGCAAGCAGGGCCATCGCACCAACCAGCACGTGACAGAAGAAGTCTTTGCAGAGATCTTCGAGGGCACAAGCACCCCGCCATTAAACTCCACCGGAGGCCTCACGATGCAAGATGAATACGACGAGGCTAAATACCAGAAGTTCCTGCAAATGCCGAAACAGATTGGCGCGGCGTGTTGTGCGCAATTCGCCGTGTCACGGGAGCAGGTCCACCAACGACCACGAGATGACTACATCAAGATCCGCCAGTGGATCATTGATACAGACAAGAATGATGCCAGTAGCGGTCGTGTCATGGAATTTCTCTGGCACGTCATATTCGGCAAAGAATCAATATAGTACGTTTGCCTTTGCATcgctcccccccccccccctaaTGCATCTTGACCACTAACATTCCGCTACTCACAGCTGTCCCGACGAAGAAGTCTGCTACTGTCAAGTTTATGGACAATGTTGATCATTGTACGCATACCGTTAACGTTTCTGCTTTTCACCACCAAAAATACCCACGGCTTCTACTTGTATATATTACGATAGCTTCCTTCTTTCGGCGCTCTCTTGCTTGGTTCTCTCTTTCTATCTTCTTTCGACATATTGTCCCATTTGGaggtttatttttttttttttttttttttttttttttttttttttttaccgtTCGTTTTTCAAGACCAGTTCTTGTGGATAATTACCGGCGACAATATGTTCTACAGGGATATTACAAACAGCGTGGCGTTGTTTACAGGGACTGCTCGGTTCAAGTTGACTAAGTTGACGCACTCACTCGTTCCCCCATTTCTTTTCGGCGAAGAAGCCTGGACTCCTATCGTTAACGGCGAATCTGGTTGGATATTTTACGATCGtttcaatattattaatccGAACTTGGAAATACGTGCACCTGCTACACTGATGAATTTTTCTCTGGGGATAAAGACCTCGGTAACCGAGTGCTAAGCGGCTTGTTCTTGGAAAAGTACTTGGACCTGATATGGTTCATATGGTTATGTCTCTACTATTACTCTCCGTATTTGATGGCATCCCGGCAGTCCAGCGGACGCGATATTTTTGAATGGGACAAAATACTTACATCGCCTAAAAAGCGTTTCCATTCATGTTCTCGTTGAAGGATTCCTATTTCTACATCCAACCGACCATTAATTACAAGCTCATGCTATCAAATAACGACAGCCACCATTAGGAGGTGTTTAATAGCGGATCAAACAAGTGCATGCCATTGCTACTGCTCCAAGAACTCCTCTACCCGCTCAATAAGATCCGCTTTCTTACCGGCATTTGAGCGTCCATTGGAGGTCAAGAAATCTTTCAGAATGGCGACCGTAAGCTAGAAAACCCGCTGGTTAGTATAATGTCATAGATATTATCATGGGTTCATGTAGGACGCTTGGGCTGGCTTACCTTGGATAGCGTCCCCTTCTCGTGATGCTTGCGGACCTCTTCCTCTAGGTTCCCGGAGCcctcctcgaccttgacTTTCTTCGATGGTTTGGAGTCTTCAGTTTCGCTTGCTCGGTCTTTGGATCCTCTTTTCACGAGGGTGCTTGTTGGGTGAGGGGCCCCTGCTGAGGTTTTGGCGTGTTGTTTTTCGAGTTCGTCGGCCCAGGATAGTACGTAGTCCCCGGCGCGCTGGAGTTGAGTTGTTAGTATGTTCAATATCAGGAGTTGTGTTGGTATGGTGGATGTACCTTGTCGATTTGGCGGTATTTGGGAATAGTTCTGTCTTCTGGCTTTTCAGGGAGGTCTTCGTCTAATGCGAGAGCTTGTAGGATGCGGTAGTGCCACTGGAGGGCTGATTACGGCTTGTCAAATTCTCTTTCATAGTATACGAGCAGTGGATGGCAGAGTTGACTTACATGGATTGGGGTATCTGAGAGGCTCGTACACCCCCTTCGGCAGCTGCAATTGTTGAATGACCACGCGCATCTGATCAATCAATGGCTCCGGCGCGACATTCAACGTAGTTTCAGGGTTCTGCCGGATATCGTCTGCGAacgggagaggaagaatcCACATGCCGGGAGGATATTTTTGTACGCCATTCTCATCCAGCTTTTCTTCGCCTGCGATCATCGCGGCGAGGACGGGGCCAGCACCCTTGCGGGCAATGAACCAGACCAGTGCCATCTTCTTGTTACGCAAAAGCATCTGGTGCAATGCAGAAAATACTCGCGAGGATCCTACATAGTCTTCCTCGGACGGATAGATAAAGTATGGGTGTTTGACGTTCGCCCAAAATGGAAGCGCAGTGATAGGCTTGAACCCTATAACTCTGATCACTGGCTCACCGAAGTCCCTGAGCGCCTTCTGTTCATCAGGCGAAAAGGTTACTTGGTCTCCACCGAATTTATATGCCTTTCTGATCTCCCATTTCTCGACATTACGGCCAGTATCATCTGCTGAGTGGGTAGTCACTCCTTTCGCGACCACAGGCTTCTCGCCGTTCAGCCAGATGAAGGAATTTCTAGCGGGCGCTTGCCTTCGTAAGAGTATATAGCCCGATACCGAGATCTTGAAGTCTGGCCCGAGTTCTAAAGGCATGTTCGAGAAATGAGTGCGACGCGGGACCGTTCTTGAGTTGATACTGGATAGAAGCGTGTTGAGAAGTGAGATCCCGTCCCCGGTCGCTGTCGCCGCCTTTGAATCCGTTTGTAGATACGCAGGCGCCTCTGGATCGTTGGGTGATGACTTGTAGATGATATCCTTTGCATATGGAGTGAGTATGAGCTCTGCCAAATCGTCATAAGGTTATGATGGCTTACGTCATAGAACTTGCTGTTCTTGAACTCGTGTTCAGGACGTGAGATCGGAAACAGCTCAATGGTGACACCAAGATCGTAAAGATCCTTAGCACGTACGGTCGCGGCCGACCGTAGGGTtttatcatcaccatgggGGTTGTCATTGTCGGTTATGATGAACAAGCGCCGGGAGAGGAAATTTGGCGCTCTGGATGTGAATATCTGGTTGGCGCAGAATAGGACGTTTGCCATAGAGACTTGCTCTTTCGCCGGAGCTAGAATATCCCTTGagtctccatcatcatccaccagcgCTCGAAGTTCTTTGACCTCCTGGGCCGAAGGAACATCCAGATCAGTGAAGAGGTAGCAGTTGGGGTAGGAGAGGTCTCCGCGActgtcttcatcttcttcgaagaACTTGGACGCCTGCGTCCCAAACAGCAAAACCCCCATCATGTCTTGTGGATTGGATATGATTCGTTGTTGCATAAAGTGATAAGCGCATTTGAGCGCTGCCGTAGTGGGTGATTCTTGGGTGTGTTTCTTAGGGTCTGCTGAGGGACGAGGCGTCAACATGGAATCGCTGACATCGATTGCGAAGAGGACTGCATCTTTGACTGATCTGTAGGTCTGATCTTATCGTCAGTTCCAGACTTTCAGTCCAGGCTCATGGGTAGGATGTGCGTACAGTctcatcaatctcctcctcttcctcagccgCTTCATCTTCGCGATGTGGGTTACCGTCCGCCATACTGGTTGTGGTAGAGTTGGTTGAAGGTATTCAAAGTAGTATTGAAATGAAGACAGGGAAGTATAAATGTTTAAGATAAGTTGCATTCGAAATCAGGAACAAGTGGGGCTGTTGTGTCTGCCTGTTTGGCCTCTGCTGCCTGCAGCCGAGGGGagatctagtagtagtatctatatCGTCACTGGATCCCGTCGCGAGGGACGCGATAAAACCGGTGGGCAGAAAGACGCGGGGAGACACGAACATCATGTGATGCCTGCCCGGTGATTGATGACGCTAGGTGGTCGGTCATTGGCTGTCGGGGGTCGGAGTTAGTCGTGGTATCGATGCTCCGTCATCAAGCCGTTCTGGACTTTTCAGCTTCCAGAAGGCCTTGCGCTGTTGTATACACCCACTACCTCTTCTTGCCACTCGtctattgattgattatttaGTGCAGGTCTGAATTGTCCATCCACTTGCGCGATACGAACGGTTTTTCCTTGTACCTCCCTTGGCTAGCTTACTCGATCCTACAATTACCTGTCATggctctccgccgcccgTTTACTCTTCCCCGGCAATTGCTGCGACCGGCATCTCGCACCCTGTTCGGATATAAGCAGGAACAAAGATGTGGGCTGGCGACAACGGTGCCTCCAGTTACCCAGGATGCAACAGGCTCTAAAGGCCCCACGGCCATGGTCTTCCTCAACATGGGAGGGCCCTCGACGACAGACGAAGTAGAGGATTTCCTCAGCCGGCTCTTTGTACGTCTCCGACCATGGCAAGCTGTCATTTTGGCTGCAACATTTCTAACAGTCTACTTTTAATAAAGGCCGACGGCGATTTGATTCCTCTAGGCAGGTTCCAGAATTACCTCGGGCCTCTCATTTCGAAGCGACGCACACCCAAGATCCAAAAACAGTACGCGGACATCGGCGGAGGCTCACCCATCAGGAAATGGTCGGAATACCAATGCGAAGAAATGTGCAAGCTGCTGGACAAGATCAACCCGGAGACTGCGCCTCACAAGCCGTATGTCGCCTTCCGTTACGCCAACCCGCTGACGGAACAAATGTACACACAATTGCTGGAAGATGGTTTTGGCAATGGCAAGGGCGGTCGTGCGGTCGCATTTTCGCAATACCCCCAATATTCCTGCTCTACTACGGGTAGCTCTCTGAATGAGTTGTGGAAATGGAGGAATCGGCTGGAGGGCAAGCGAGCAAACGGAAACGTGGACACTTCCGGAGCCATCCAGTGGAGCGTTATCGACAGATGGCCTACGCACCCTGGCCTTGTGGAGGCGTTTGCGAGAAACATTGAGGACCAACTCAAAACCTATCCGGAAGATAAGAGGAATGGAGTGGTTCTCTTGTTCTCGGCCCACAGTTTGCCCATGAGTGTGGTGAACAGAGGTGAGTCCTTGAGGAACTTGTCACAGAAGTCCCGGTGGCTAATCCAGTACTTTCTCTTTCAGGTGATCCCTACCCAGCCGAGGTCGCTGCAACTGTGCATGCGGTCATGCAAAGACTCAATTTCAGCAACCCTTACCGCCTCTGTTGGCAGTCTCAGGTTGGACCAAAGGCTTGGCTGGGGGCGCAGACTAGCGATACCGTTCAAGAGTATGTGAAGCGTGGACAAACTGACATTGTCCTCGTACCAATCGCCTTCACCAGCGACCACATCGAGACTCTGTATGAGCTGGATCTCGAAGTCATGGAAGAGGCGAATCACCCGGGTGTCAAGCGGGCCGAAAGTCTGAACGGCAGCCCTGTATTCATCCAAGCCCTTGCAGATCTTGCTCAAGAGCACTTGCACAAGGGAGAGAAATGCTCGCTGCAAATGACGCTGCGTTGTCAAGGCTGCAAGAGTGAGAGGTGCttggagcagaagaagtttTTCGCTGGTGAACAGGGGGCGTCCTTGGTAGTATAATAACCAGGCACTAgattttcatttctttttacAAGGGTCTTTGTTCTTtgatgtgtgtatgtgaaGGCGTTCTCTGTACGATAGTCTGTGTGTCTATACAAGCAATAAGCAACGAGCTACAACCATTAGTTTACGATTTCGGCAAATTCCTCATGTGGGCGAGTAGGCTTTCCTCTGATTTAAACCAGTCAGTGGCAGGATCACCGTCGTACCAGTGTCTTGACTCCTGGCAGTTCCTATGGCGACTTCCTGATTACTTGTAGTCGACAGCGTGGAGTGATGTAAGTGGCCCGAGGCGGCGGGTAGTCCAGGGCGTTATCGCCGAGCTGACTTGCCTTGCTTCTGAGATTTCTGAGACTTGCATACCCGGGGCTGATCCCCAAGAAATGGGCCTGAACCGTGAAACATCTCCCACgatcaccacccaccaccagtCATGGCCATCCTAGGCTGGAATTCTAGAATCACGTCACCACTACCTATTTCTTAAGATACTAACATGCGCTGGCATGTGTTGAATCCCATGCTGACCTGTCGTGTGTTTCATGCCGATTGATAAGCGAACTGCTCGGAGTTTAACTTAGTAAACGGACTACCGTTTATCTCGTCTCCTTGCCGGCTTTCCCCCCGCCCGGTTTTCTCAAATGTTTTGAGCCCACCTCAGGTGTTGTACTGTTTCAACCCCAGAGCAAGCAAATGTAGGCACCAGCCTAGTTGTTCTACCCATTATTCTGCTGCTAAGGTGCGAAACCGCTCGCACCATGTCCACAATCAGGCGCGGCGCATCGCCGACTGCGCATACCGAGGTTGGTCCGGGATTGCAAGCCGGACTGGACGCTTCTGCGCCAATTGATACTGGACTGGAGAACGAGCGAACCCCTCTATTGGAACAAGACAACGAAGAGTCGCTACCGGAGCATGACCATCGGGCTGACCCATCAAATGATGATCCCGTCGGCCAGGGAGGTTTCTGGCAGACATGGAGACGGCCAAGCGTGAGTCTCCATCAACAATGGACAATGGTCGTGCCCGCGACGTCTGACACGTAACAGATCCTTTGGattcttccatttcttgtcTTCTATATGCTAGGTATCGGCGGCACTGCAGTGCCCAAAATCAACCTGATGATGTCTCTCATTTGCAGGGACTATATGGCGAACAAGGCGACCCAGGACCCGGGTTTCACGTATCTGCCTGTCATCATTGGAAATAAGAATTCGCAGTGTCAGACACCCGAAGTCCAGTCGTTGCTTGCTCAGTTCCAGTTGTATTTCAATCTCCTGGCCGGGATACTATCGGCGCTGGCATGCCCCAGACTCGGTCACCTATCAGATCGCTACGGTAGGACAAAGATACTGGCCCTCAACGCACTGGGGACCATTTTGGCGGAGGCTatctttgtctttgtctcAGCCAAGCCAGATCTTGTGTCTGTGCATGTGCTTCTACTGGCTGCCATCGTGGATGGCGTCTGTGGTTCTTTCACCACCATTATGGCGCTGACAATGTCGTATGCCTCCGACTGCACCATCCCATCGAAGCGGAGTGCAGCATTCGGGTATGTATACGGCTCTCTTTTCGCTGGGACAGCAGCTGGGCCTCTGCTGGCGGCTATCTTGATTAAGAAAACAGGCCAGGCACTGAGTACCTTTGAGGCCTCGTTGGCCCTGAATGTTCTCTACCTCATTGCAGTCATGACCGTCATCCCGGAATCATTATCGACAGACCAGCAGCGGCAAGCGCGGGACAGTCATCGAAGAAAAGTCATCGACGAAGGGGAGGCAGGCTGGCTGAGCCTGGAGAACCTCAACCCCAAACGGCTAATTACACCTTTGGCTGTTTTGCTACCGCCAGTAGGACGTCCCAGCACGCTTTTCCCCAATCGTCACGGCGCGACCCCGGCTTTGCGCAGAAATATCATTCTTCTTACAGCGATGGATACCATTGCATTCGGGGTAGCGTTGGGAACCGCTCAAGTGATCATCATTTATGCCGAGTACAAATTTGACTGGGGCAATGTGGAATCAAGCCTCTTCATATCGATTATAAGCATCGCCCGGGTCGTCAACCTTTTCGTTGTATATCCGATCATCATCGCAATCTTCCGTGAACCACAGAAACCAGATCACATCGTTCCCGGCGCCAGCACCTGCGAGATTGTTCTTATACGACTTTCGCTTTTCCTAGACATGATTGGCTATGTGGGTTTTGCAATGTCATATCACGGCTCCATCATGGTATTCTCGGGAATCGTCATGGCACTTGGCGGCATGGGGATACCGACGATGCAGTCATCTCTTACGAAACATGTCCCTCGAGAACGGTTAGGTCAGATCCTTGGCACGAAAGGACTCTTGCATGCTCTGGCTCGAGTAATCTCTCCAACGGCTTGCAGCCTCCTTTACAGCCTGACAGTTGGAAAGTTCACCCCAGCGGTATTTGTTGTCCTTGGGGGCTTGTTCTTCCTCACCTTCTGTACCAGCTTTTTCATCAAACCACATGGTACGTGGCCCACCTTTCTCATTGTCCATGAATGTCTGCTAATGACTCTGTGCCTGACAGTTACTCTTGACGACTCTTACCCAAGTAGTCCTCGAGATGAGGCTAACGACGAAGGCTTCGTGGCGGATTCTATCCTCTAGTGATGCTAGAAGTGGAGCCTAGCAGTTACTATACTGCACGCGACCGCTGATCTGGATCACGATTATACTGATCTTCGTGGCGATTGGCGTATAGAGTTGTTCAATAATATACGTAGTTATTGGGTACCAATTTATACATTCGATAGAATTCGTCAAAGGACCATCGTAGCATGATTCCATGCAGTTGTCACAGTACGGGATAGTATGAGAAAAGGCCGGGTAAAGGATGTTAGTAAGACGAGTGGGCACACCGGGAAAAGACCGGATGCGGTACGGCGGGCGGTAGCGACCAACTCGACCAAGCTGGTGCAAACTTTCCGACCGACAAGCTCCGAATCCCTCCTACTCCATCATAGAACTCCAATTGTCTCAATTGACCAGCCGGCGCGGGGTTCCTGACGGTTCCTCTGTCATCGAAACCTCGTAGCCTTCTTTTTCACTTAATGATTTTGTGGTGATCCGACCCAGCCCGCTGTCAGCGGTGCGCAAGGCTAACCACCATGGTctccaaacccaccagcGGCACACCAGCTGTGCCATCACGAAATGCCCTACGAGTCCTTCGTCGATTGGCTCTTGCAGGATCGACTGTGGGAAGCTTTTGCACGGTTGCAGCCATTACCTACGACGTCCATCGTCGGGTGCGCGTTGCGGAACGAATTGTCGAAAACAAGCGGGCCTTGCAAACCTCAGCCCCGAACTACGATGCAACATCTGCAGCAAGGAGACTAGCACGTATGATGGAGGCGGCTGAGGCAGGAGAGTTTATGGGCTTGGAATCACTAAAGGAGCAAGATCGGAAGTTCAGAGAAGCGCAAGCTGTCCCGGCTGGGGTGGACATTCGTGGTGACGACTTGAGCTGGGATGTCCAGCTGCAAGACCAACAACCTTCTGCTCCTGCGGAGACTTATATGGATACTGCACGCTCAAAATTGATTGACACCTTTACTCCCGGACAAGTACCAGCCAATTCGACCTCAGCTCCCAATCTCCCTCCGAACCTAACCCGATCGACCGATGCACTGGACCGAGCAAAATCCGCCCTTGCCAATGCGAAACAAAGAACAACCGAAGGTCATGAGAAACAAACAGAAGAAGTAGCTCAATGGCATGA includes the following:
- a CDS encoding DUF3431 domain-containing protein (COG:S;~EggNog:ENOG410PV22;~InterPro:IPR021838;~PFAM:PF11913;~SECRETED:SignalP(1-26)) — its product is MRWGARIALCASLALILPLYLLKIHLEDLCDQYRAGAYLINWLDLRPPMNRLNGSRPVTPGDKVIVMAKLQEEHTEWVEEELPDWQRAIYIVNPSKKVAADDTTLTTPLNKGHESMAYLTYLIDHYDNLPSTIAFLHSHRSGFLMAWHVDAPLHDNVIAMKSLRLNFVQDNGYVNLRCNWNPGCKQGHRTNQHVTEEVFAEIFEGTSTPPLNSTGGLTMQDEYDEAKYQKFLQMPKQIGAACCAQFAVSREQVHQRPRDDYIKIRQWIIDTDKNDASSGRVMEFLWHVIFGKESIYCPDEEVCYCQVYGQC
- the akuA gene encoding putative DSB repair complex subunit Ku70 (BUSCO:EOG092617RY;~COG:L;~EggNog:ENOG410PFW8;~InterPro:IPR006165,IPR006164,IPR003034,IPR016194, IPR036465,IPR027388,IPR005160,IPR005161,IPR036361;~PFAM:PF03730,PF03731,PF02735,PF02037;~go_component: GO:0005634 - nucleus [Evidence IEA];~go_component: GO:0043564 - Ku70:Ku80 complex [Evidence IEA];~go_function: GO:0003677 - DNA binding [Evidence IEA];~go_function: GO:0003678 - DNA helicase activity [Evidence IEA];~go_function: GO:0003684 - damaged DNA binding [Evidence IEA];~go_function: GO:0042162 - telomeric DNA binding [Evidence IEA];~go_process: GO:0000723 - telomere maintenance [Evidence IEA];~go_process: GO:0006303 - double-strand break repair via nonhomologous end joining [Evidence IEA]) — encoded protein: MADGNPHREDEAAEEEEEIDETTYRSVKDAVLFAIDVSDSMLTPRPSADPKKHTQESPTTAALKCAYHFMQQRIISNPQDMMGVLLFGTQASKFFEEDEDSRGDLSYPNCYLFTDLDVPSAQEVKELRALVDDDGDSRDILAPAKEQVSMANVLFCANQIFTSRAPNFLSRRLFIITDNDNPHGDDKTLRSAATVRAKDLYDLGVTIELFPISRPEHEFKNSKFYDDIIYKSSPNDPEAPAYLQTDSKAATATGDGISLLNTLLSSINSRTVPRRTHFSNMPLELGPDFKISVSGYILLRRQAPARNSFIWLNGEKPVVAKGVTTHSADDTGRNVEKWEIRKAYKFGGDQVTFSPDEQKALRDFGEPVIRVIGFKPITALPFWANVKHPYFIYPSEEDYVGSSRVFSALHQMLLRNKKMALVWFIARKGAGPVLAAMIAGEEKLDENGVQKYPPGMWILPLPFADDIRQNPETTLNVAPEPLIDQMRVVIQQLQLPKGVYEPLRYPNPSLQWHYRILQALALDEDLPEKPEDRTIPKYRQIDKRAGDYVLSWADELEKQHAKTSAGAPHPTSTLVKRGSKDRASETEDSKPSKKVKVEEGSGNLEEEVRKHHEKGTLSKLTVAILKDFLTSNGRSNAGKKADLIERVEEFLEQ
- the HEM15 gene encoding ferrochelatase HEM15 (BUSCO:EOG09262BHE;~COG:H;~EggNog:ENOG410PFNF;~InterPro:IPR033659,IPR033644,IPR001015,IPR019772;~PFAM:PF00762;~go_function: GO:0004325 - ferrochelatase activity [Evidence IEA];~go_process: GO:0006783 - heme biosynthetic process [Evidence IEA]) yields the protein MALRRPFTLPRQLLRPASRTLFGYKQEQRCGLATTVPPVTQDATGSKGPTAMVFLNMGGPSTTDEVEDFLSRLFADGDLIPLGRFQNYLGPLISKRRTPKIQKQYADIGGGSPIRKWSEYQCEEMCKLLDKINPETAPHKPYVAFRYANPLTEQMYTQLLEDGFGNGKGGRAVAFSQYPQYSCSTTGSSLNELWKWRNRLEGKRANGNVDTSGAIQWSVIDRWPTHPGLVEAFARNIEDQLKTYPEDKRNGVVLLFSAHSLPMSVVNRGDPYPAEVAATVHAVMQRLNFSNPYRLCWQSQVGPKAWLGAQTSDTVQEYVKRGQTDIVLVPIAFTSDHIETLYELDLEVMEEANHPGVKRAESLNGSPVFIQALADLAQEHLHKGEKCSLQMTLRCQGCKSERCLEQKKFFAGEQGASLVV
- a CDS encoding putative tetracycline-efflux transporter (COG:U;~EggNog:ENOG410QE60;~InterPro:IPR020846,IPR011701,IPR036259;~PFAM:PF07690;~TransMembrane:12 (i79-98o149-168i180-198o210-234i246-269o275-297i368-393o405-429i449-467o473-491i512-531o537-559i);~go_function: GO:0022857 - transmembrane transporter activity [Evidence IEA];~go_process: GO:0055085 - transmembrane transport [Evidence IEA]), with amino-acid sequence MSTIRRGASPTAHTEVGPGLQAGLDASAPIDTGLENERTPLLEQDNEESLPEHDHRADPSNDDPVGQGGFWQTWRRPSILWILPFLVFYMLGIGGTAVPKINLMMSLICRDYMANKATQDPGFTYLPVIIGNKNSQCQTPEVQSLLAQFQLYFNLLAGILSALACPRLGHLSDRYGRTKILALNALGTILAEAIFVFVSAKPDLVSVHVLLLAAIVDGVCGSFTTIMALTMSYASDCTIPSKRSAAFGYVYGSLFAGTAAGPLLAAILIKKTGQALSTFEASLALNVLYLIAVMTVIPESLSTDQQRQARDSHRRKVIDEGEAGWLSLENLNPKRLITPLAVLLPPVGRPSTLFPNRHGATPALRRNIILLTAMDTIAFGVALGTAQVIIIYAEYKFDWGNVESSLFISIISIARVVNLFVVYPIIIAIFREPQKPDHIVPGASTCEIVLIRLSLFLDMIGYVGFAMSYHGSIMVFSGIVMALGGMGIPTMQSSLTKHVPRERLGQILGTKGLLHALARVISPTACSLLYSLTVGKFTPAVFVVLGGLFFLTFCTSFFIKPHVTLDDSYPSSPRDEANDEGFVADSIL